In Apis cerana isolate GH-2021 linkage group LG6, AcerK_1.0, whole genome shotgun sequence, the following are encoded in one genomic region:
- the LOC107994068 gene encoding cilia- and flagella-associated protein 45-like translates to MVQRVGNNASKTTYTQSFGNPTNRNKSKFNVQVCSNRSPCAKTAECRDSVEEEKLGKEKTKVKMKIQVHAMKKKRPAPAKTLTQKEYDEYQKYNRLTKEEQEAALKAEKEEKERLIKESIERKEEFRKLDQERPREKCPQLIEIEEEARRRAKYVLERAENMRLEQEEEIQKCNRIILETKCRAIRDAQIEEKKLIKHEMEEEEKRLNDMMENERRWAIKEEIRKEQEEAIKRQKFASSLMDQIKENEENRILEFEKKQEESRLINLSNINWQQEEISKLRNKEIENALIRQQLAEGNEQLKHLKAMEEQENKIIDLRIKEYQRYKDEREAKLKEEQRLEKLKKEKTKETLATQKLQEKDIQERLDELTAARIQEEVERRWRQKEKEEALKKAEAQKLLIKEREKQINNKRTMEAIELERERREFEKIVRVQREAFCREQKELEKKQRQALIHRSEILKQVNNKERERIEARQRMFEEGLAIRTEAEMRKKKLRETMDKKCDEMRKNKVPEMYISEVKRLISNIQ, encoded by the exons atggtaCAAAGAGTGGGAAATAATGCGTCAAAAACAACTTATACACAATCATTTGGAAATCCaacaaatcgaaataaatcgaaatttaacgTTCAAGTTTGTTCAAATCGCAGTCCTTGTGCGAAAACTGCAGAATGTAGGGATTCAGTAGAAGAGGAGAag TTAGGTAAAGAAAAAACTaaagttaaaatgaaaatacaagTTCATgctatgaagaaaaaaagaccaGCACCTGCAAAAACTTTGACACAAAAAGAGTATGacgaatatcaaaaatataatcgtttGACAAAGGAAGAACAAGAAGCAGCTCTTAAagcagaaaaagaagaaaaggaaagacttataaaagaaagtatagagagaaaagaagaatttcgtAAATTAGATCAAGAAAGGCCTCGAGAAAAATGTCCGCaattgatcgaaattgaaGAAGAAGCCAGAAGAAGAGCGAAGTATGTTCTTGAAAGAGCAGAAAACATGAGACTTGAACAGGaggaagaaattcaaaaatgcaATAGAATCATCTTAGAAACTAAATGTCGAGCCATTCGAGATGCCCAG atagaagaaaagaagttaATTAAACATGAgatggaggaggaagaaaaacgcCTAAACGATATGATGGAAAACGAAAGAAGATGGgcgattaaagaagaaattagaaaGGAGCAAGAAGAAGCAATAAAACGACAAAAATTTGCTAGTAGTTTAATGgatcaaataaaagaaaatgaagaaaataggatattagaatttgaaaaaaagcaagaagaaagtcgattaattaatttaagcaATATTAATTGGCAAcaagaagaaatttcaaaactacgaaataaagaaattgaaaacgcGCTAATTCGACAACAACTTGCTGAAGGGAATGAGCAATTGAAACACTTGAAAGCTATGGaagaacaagaaaataaaatcattgatCTTAG aataaaagaatatcaacGCTATAAAGATGAAAGAGAAGCAAAACTGAAAGAAGAACAAAGAttggaaaagttaaaaaaagaaaaaaccaaaGAAACTCTTGCAACACAAAAGTtgcaagaaaaagatattcaa gaacGACTCGATGAGTTAACTGCTGCAAGAATTCAAGAAGAAGTGGAGAGACGATGgagacaaaaagaaaaagaagaagcttTAAAAAAAGCAGAAGCACAGAAATTACTTatcaaagaaagagagaaacaaataaataataaacgaacaaTGGAAGCAATTGAACTCGAGAGGGAACGacgtgaatttgaaaaaattgtacgCGTTCAAAGGGAAGCTTTCTGTCGAGAACAAAaagaacttgaaaaaaaacagAGACAAGCATTAATTCATAGAAGCGAAATACTAAAACAG gtaaataataaagaaagagaacGTATCGAAGCAAGACAAAGAATGTTTGAAGAAGGTTTAGCAATTCGTACAGAAGCCGAGATGCGTAAGAAAAAATTGCGCGAAACAATGGATAAAAAATGTGATGAAATGAGAAAGAACAAAGTGCCTGAAATGTATATCAGTGAAGTGAAACGATTGATcagtaatatacaataa